In one Triplophysa dalaica isolate WHDGS20190420 chromosome 9, ASM1584641v1, whole genome shotgun sequence genomic region, the following are encoded:
- the p2ry13 gene encoding P2Y purinoceptor 13 isoform X2 — protein MNVSKLNASLVCERDTSITSILIPCLYAALFLLAVPMNALAAWIFFQIHSSSTFVFYLKNVVVADLLMTVTLPLKVLTDAGLGSWHLRAFYCRYSAVLFYSSMYVGILLLGLISLDRYLKIVHPFGKSRLQRLGVARVLCAVIWLMMMSLALPNVVLSNRIPKMSSSARLRCSRMKGEAGLSWHEGFNYFCQLLFWGTLSVMLVCYTFISRKVLESYRMSRSNSVTATKQTTCVSGSGSFLPMLRTLPSCSYPIHPQSNPKHVSCPVLDSQPPLLDQRDHAVAVIDKCVSGPSHLCFLVSSLS, from the exons ATGAACGTGAGTAAGCTCAACGCGTCTCTTGTGTGCGAGCGGGACACGAGCATCACCTCCATCCTCATCCCCTGTCTATATGCAGCTTTATTCCTGCTAGCCGTGCCGATGAACGCTCTGGCAGCCTGGATCTTCTTTCAGATTCATAGCAGCtcaacatttgtgttttatctgAAGAACGTGGTGGTGGCGGATCTGTTGATGACCGTCACATTGCCCTTGAAGGTGCTGACTGACGCCGGCTTGGGCTCCTGGCACCTGCGGGCCTTCTATTGTCGTTACTCGGCGGTTCTCTTTTACAGCTCCATGTACGTGGGCATTCTTCTGCTGGGACTCATCAGCTTGGACCGTTACCTAAAGATTGTGCATCCGTTCGGGAAGAGCCGGCTACAGAGGCTGGGGGTGGCCCGGGTCCTCTGTGCTGTTATCTGGCTGATGATGATGTCGTTGGCTCTGCCCAACGTGGTCCTGAGTAACCGCATCCCGAAGATGTCTTCGAGCGCTCGACTGCGCTGCTCCAGGATGAAGGGAGAAGCGGGACTCTCGTGGCATGAAGGCTTCAACTACTTCTGCCAGCTGCTGTTTTGGGGCACGTTGTCAGTGATGCTGGTGTGTTACACATTCATCAGCAGAAAAGTGTTGGAGTCGTACCGCATGTCACGCAGCAACAGCGTCACAGCCACTAAACAAACCACCT GTGTTTCTGGTAGTGGGAGTTTTCTTCCTATGCTTCGCACCCTTCCATCTTGCTCGTATCCCATACACCCTCAGTCAAACCCGAAACACGTCTCATGTCCAGTGCTGGACTCACAACCGCCTCTATTGGATCAAAGAGATCACGCTGTGGCTGTCATCGACAAATGTGTGTCTGGACCCTCTCATTTATGTTTTCTTGTGTCAAGTCTTTCGTAA
- the p2ry13 gene encoding P2Y purinoceptor 13 isoform X1 has product MNVSKLNASLVCERDTSITSILIPCLYAALFLLAVPMNALAAWIFFQIHSSSTFVFYLKNVVVADLLMTVTLPLKVLTDAGLGSWHLRAFYCRYSAVLFYSSMYVGILLLGLISLDRYLKIVHPFGKSRLQRLGVARVLCAVIWLMMMSLALPNVVLSNRIPKMSSSARLRCSRMKGEAGLSWHEGFNYFCQLLFWGTLSVMLVCYTFISRKVLESYRMSRSNSVTATKQTTCKVFLVVGVFFLCFAPFHLARIPYTLSQTRNTSHVQCWTHNRLYWIKEITLWLSSTNVCLDPLIYVFLCQVFRKKLTATLSRRPEVSVTGSTIRREMPNLLPPNVNENEF; this is encoded by the exons ATGAACGTGAGTAAGCTCAACGCGTCTCTTGTGTGCGAGCGGGACACGAGCATCACCTCCATCCTCATCCCCTGTCTATATGCAGCTTTATTCCTGCTAGCCGTGCCGATGAACGCTCTGGCAGCCTGGATCTTCTTTCAGATTCATAGCAGCtcaacatttgtgttttatctgAAGAACGTGGTGGTGGCGGATCTGTTGATGACCGTCACATTGCCCTTGAAGGTGCTGACTGACGCCGGCTTGGGCTCCTGGCACCTGCGGGCCTTCTATTGTCGTTACTCGGCGGTTCTCTTTTACAGCTCCATGTACGTGGGCATTCTTCTGCTGGGACTCATCAGCTTGGACCGTTACCTAAAGATTGTGCATCCGTTCGGGAAGAGCCGGCTACAGAGGCTGGGGGTGGCCCGGGTCCTCTGTGCTGTTATCTGGCTGATGATGATGTCGTTGGCTCTGCCCAACGTGGTCCTGAGTAACCGCATCCCGAAGATGTCTTCGAGCGCTCGACTGCGCTGCTCCAGGATGAAGGGAGAAGCGGGACTCTCGTGGCATGAAGGCTTCAACTACTTCTGCCAGCTGCTGTTTTGGGGCACGTTGTCAGTGATGCTGGTGTGTTACACATTCATCAGCAGAAAAGTGTTGGAGTCGTACCGCATGTCACGCAGCAACAGCGTCACAGCCACTAAACAAACCACCTGTAAG GTGTTTCTGGTAGTGGGAGTTTTCTTCCTATGCTTCGCACCCTTCCATCTTGCTCGTATCCCATACACCCTCAGTCAAACCCGAAACACGTCTCATGTCCAGTGCTGGACTCACAACCGCCTCTATTGGATCAAAGAGATCACGCTGTGGCTGTCATCGACAAATGTGTGTCTGGACCCTCTCATTTATGTTTTCTTGTGTCAAGTCTTTCGTAAGAAACTCACGGCCACGCTGAGCCGTCGACCAGAAGTGTCTGTGACCGGGTCCACCATTAGAAGAGAAATGCCCAACCTGCTTCCTCCTAATGTCAATGAGAATGAATTCTAA